The following are encoded in a window of Ferribacterium limneticum genomic DNA:
- a CDS encoding M20 aminoacylase family protein, with amino-acid sequence MPPTIPLLDLPFLAELTALRRDIHAHPELAFNEQRTADIVAGELERYGLEVHRGIAKTGVVGVLRAGTSTKMVGLRADMDALPLAEMNEFPHHSKHAGKMHACGHDGHTAMLLGAARHLAQHPDFDGVAVFIFQPAEESEGGAAVMIEDGLFERFPVEAVFGLHNWPGIPVGEMAVMPGPVMAGTCAFEIIVRGHGCHAAMPHQGVDSIVAGAQLVQALQTVVSRTLHPCESAVVSVTQFHAGEAWNIIPEEVVLRGTIRSFKPEVQEGIERAVERLCSGIAAANGAQISVQFDHRYPPTVNSVNEAKFCREVAAEVFKPERVLTDILPSMGAEDFAYMLNEKPGCYVWLGNGPGTGGCTLHNPHYDFNDELLTLGASYWVRLVQRFLPVNLPA; translated from the coding sequence ATGCCCCCGACAATTCCTCTGCTTGACCTCCCCTTTTTGGCCGAACTGACCGCGCTGCGCCGCGACATTCATGCCCATCCCGAACTGGCTTTCAATGAGCAGCGGACGGCCGACATCGTCGCCGGCGAACTGGAGCGTTACGGCCTCGAAGTCCATCGCGGCATCGCCAAAACCGGCGTCGTTGGCGTCTTGCGCGCCGGCACCTCGACCAAAATGGTCGGCCTGCGCGCCGACATGGACGCGCTGCCGTTGGCCGAAATGAACGAATTCCCGCATCACTCGAAGCACGCCGGAAAAATGCACGCCTGCGGCCACGACGGCCATACCGCCATGCTCCTCGGCGCCGCCCGCCATCTGGCGCAGCACCCCGATTTCGACGGCGTCGCCGTGTTCATCTTCCAGCCGGCCGAGGAATCCGAAGGCGGCGCCGCCGTGATGATCGAGGACGGCCTGTTCGAGCGCTTCCCGGTCGAGGCCGTGTTCGGCCTGCATAACTGGCCGGGCATCCCGGTTGGCGAAATGGCCGTCATGCCCGGGCCGGTCATGGCCGGCACCTGCGCTTTCGAAATCATCGTGCGCGGCCACGGCTGTCATGCCGCCATGCCGCATCAGGGGGTCGATTCCATCGTTGCCGGGGCGCAACTCGTGCAGGCCCTGCAAACCGTGGTCAGTCGCACGCTGCACCCGTGCGAATCGGCCGTGGTCAGCGTCACCCAATTTCATGCCGGCGAGGCGTGGAACATCATTCCCGAAGAAGTGGTGTTGCGCGGCACCATCCGCAGCTTCAAGCCGGAGGTGCAGGAAGGCATCGAGCGCGCCGTCGAACGGTTGTGCAGCGGTATCGCCGCGGCCAATGGGGCGCAAATCAGTGTCCAGTTCGACCACCGCTACCCGCCGACGGTCAACAGCGTCAACGAAGCCAAATTCTGCCGCGAAGTCGCCGCCGAGGTGTTCAAGCCGGAACGCGTGCTGACCGACATCCTGCCCTCGATGGGCGCCGAGGATTTCGCCTACATGCTCAATGAAAAGCCGGGCTGCTACGTCTGGCTCGGCAATGGCCCGGGCACCGGCGGCTGCACGCTGCATAACCCGCACTACGACTTCAATGACGAATTGCTGACGCTGGGCGCCAGCTACTGGGTGCGCCTCGTCCAGCGTTTCCTGCCCGTGAATCTGCCCGCCTGA